A window of the Paralichthys olivaceus isolate ysfri-2021 chromosome 5, ASM2471397v2, whole genome shotgun sequence genome harbors these coding sequences:
- the dock6 gene encoding dedicator of cytokinesis protein 7 isoform X5, translated as MTSTASERRAFAHKINRTVAAEVRKQVSRDYGSPQLSKKRGGAHQPLPLTEVVEPVDFEEYVSSHPPGVEPGPLRQLMEFPQDDMELLQLDKDCTTLEPPLPEEEDSLDPRVRDALAVYTDDWLVIQRKYQRYSTTYTPHNSERQRERQRGLVKQTFELDDAAATERHDDQDDAKRRSVSLDETPRGSWASSIFDLKNSSPDVLLPSVLERTAAEDMDHRNTEARLQGRHSDLLGLYPPPDEDEAVERCSVPEVPKEHCGQRIMVKCLSLKFEIEIEPIFGTLALYDVKEKKKISENFYFDLNSDQMKGLLKPHTPQIAISTLARSAIFSITYPSADIFLVIKLEKVLQQGDIGECCEPYMVMKESDSSKHKEKLDKLRLQAEQSCCRLGHFRMPFAWTAIHLLNIVSSVGGLDRSDPDSDSERKSHGTWNERKKKGFERMSIGDDTCNFATFRPATLTVTNFFKQEGDRLSDEDLYKFLADMRRPSSVLRRLRPVTAQLKIDISPAPDLPHYCLSPELLHVKPYPDLRVRPTKEVQEFPARYVYTPHTTYRNLLYIYPQSLNFSSRQGSVRNIAVKAQFMAGEDPSQALPVIFGKSSCAEFLKEAYTPVIYHNKSPEFYEEMKMKIPANLTDNHHLLFTFYHISCQPKQNTPLETPVGYTWIPLMQHGRLRTGSFSLPVSVEKPPPSYSVLTPDVQLPGMKWVDNHKGVFNVEVTAASSVHTQDPHLDKFFTLVYVLEEYSFPFRLKDVIINEANMEGELKASMAALRGALLDTCVRFLHQLLNKLIQLIVYPPVIAGQIVNLGRAAFEAMALLVNQMHKNLEGSQDQHGRNNLLVSYIHYCFRLPSAEPTLPPTGTQSYEMPMQYATLSRATARPSSLLLSRSKSISNSNPDLATTPVSPDEEVQRIIGSKANDRTCNRMSAFLDSVALFSVPTRQITKKLLHEELALQWVVSTSTVREAALQQAWYFFQLMTKSMAHHLFLTSKLDIPRRQRFPDRFVDDIAALVCAISADIAGRYHKDVELVERLNSSLAFFLNDLLSLMDRGFVFNLIRSYYKQIANKLHTSQNPSSLNALRMDFTRIVCSHEHYVILNLPCSTLSPPASPSPSTSSTTSQSSAFSSVVQDQGVATMFELSVPFRQQHFLSGLLLTELSLILDPDGEGVFFLHKKAISAVHSLLCSHDADPRHSDPQVRAHVAQLYLPLIHIVMETLHQLHDFSDSSPARVRHAPAHADDADPDSSNTISQSVAMAIAGSPLPHAKSNAFAMPTVAGRQSSSLSAECSRTLLVCFLWVLKNADAALLERWVSDLSVLQINRLLDLLHLCVSCFEYKGKKALERINSLTFKKSQDMKARLEEAILGTIGARQEMVRRCRERSPYGSQENVRWRKNVTHWRQNTDRVDKTKAEMEQESVVDGNLATEVSLIVLDTLEIIVKTVVASELKESVLGGVLRVLLHSMAGNQSALFLQHCFTTQRALVFKFPEMLFEEDTELCADLCLRLLRHCSSSVGSVRSHASASLYLLMRQNFEIGNNFARVKMQVTMSLSSLVGTSQNFNEEHLRRSLKTILTYAEEDLELRDTPFPEQVQDLVFNLHMILTDTVKMKEHQQDPEMLIDLMYRIAKGYQNSPDLRLTWLQNMAGKHSERGNHAEAAHCLVHSAALVAEYLNMLEDCRYLPIGCVTFQNISSNVLEESAVSDDVLSPEEEGICAGKYFSESGLVGLLEQAAASFNMAAMYEAINEVYKILLPIHEANREFKKLATVHGKLQDAFNKVYNQSSGWERMFGTYFRVGFYGCRFGDLDEQEFVYKEPSITKLAEISHRLEEFYSERFGDEVAEIIKDSNPVDKTKLDPNKAYVQITYVEPYFDTYELKERITYFDKNYNLRTFMYCTPFTLDGRAHGDLHEQYKRKTILTTSHAFPYIKTRINVIHKEEIILVPMEVAIEDMQKKTQELAFATNQDPADSKMLQMVLQGCVGTTVNQGPLEVAQVFLSDIPNDPKLFRHHNKLRLCFKDFTKRCEDALRKNKALIGPDQKEYHRELERNYNKLKEALGPLINRKIPQLYRTLPAQSTQTQRNSYSRSSLR; from the exons GACGGTTGCTGCAGAGGTCAGAAAACAAGTGTCCAGAGACTATGGCTCTCCTCAGCTCTCCAAAAAACGAGGCGGCGCGCACCAACCC TTGCCCCTGACAGAGGTGGTTGAGCCTGTGGACTTTGAGGAGTATGTGAGCAGCCATCCTCCTGGGGTGGAGCCTGGCCCCCTCAGACAGCTAATGGAGTTCCCACAGGATGACATGGAGCTCCTCCAGCTGGACAAAGACTGCACTACACTGGAGCCCCCACTGCCCGAAGAGGAGGA cTCCCTGGATCCCAGAGTGAGAGATGCCTTGGCAGTCTACACAGATGACTGGCTCGTCATTCAAAGAAA GTATCAGCGctacagcaccacatacacccCCCATAACTCTGAGcgacagagggagaggcagcGAGGGCTGGTTAAACAGACCTTTGAGCTTGACGATGCTGCTGCTACTGAGCGCCATGATGACCAG GATGACGCAAAGCGGCGGTCAGTTAGCCTTGATGAGACTCCTCGGGGAAGCTGGGCCTCCAGCATATTTGACCTGAAGAACTCTTCCCCAGACGTTCTCCTGCCATCTGTGCTGGAACGTACAGCTGCTGAGGACATGGACCATCGCAACACGGAGGCCCGCCTGCAGGGGCGCCACAGTGACCTGCTGGGCCTCTACCCACCCCCTGATGAG GATGAAGCAGTAGAGAGATGCTCTGTTCCTGAAGTGCCCAAGGAACATTGTGGCCAGAGGATCATGGTCAAGTGTCTGTCTCTGAA gTTTGAAATAGAAATTGAGCCAATATTTGGAACACTTGCCCTGTATGATgtcaaggaaaagaaaaag ATCTCTGAGAATTTCTACTTTGACCTGAACTCGGATCAGATGAAAGGGCTGCTTAAGCCCCACACACCTCAAATAGCCATATCCACGCTAGCCCGTTCTGCCATTTTCTCCATCACATATCCTTCTGCTGATATCTTCCTGGTCATCAAG CTGGAGAAAGTTCTTCAACAAGGAGACATTGGAGAATGCTGTGAACCCTACATGGTCATGAAAGAATCGGATTCCTCCAAG CACAAGGAGAAGCTGGATAAGCTGCGTCTGCAGGCAGAGCAGTCCTGCTGTCGTCTCGGTCATTTTCGCATGCCTTTTGCCTGGACAGCCATTCACCTCCTCAACATCGTCAGCAGCGTTGGGGGTCTGGATCGGTCTGACCCAGACTCTGACTCTG AACGAAAAAGTCATGGAACAtggaatgagagaaagaagaaggggTTTGAGCGGATGAGCATTGGGGACGACACGTGTAACTTTGCCACTTTCAGACCAGCTACGCTTACTGTCACCAACTTTTTCAAACAG GAGGGAGACAGACTAAGTGATGAGGACCTCTACAAGTTCCTGGCAGATATGCGCCGACCATCGTCTGTTCTGCGGAGACTGAGACCTGTCACAG CCCAGCTGAAGATCGATATCTCTCCAGCTCCGGACCTGCCTCATTACTGCCTGTCACCGGAGTTGCTTCATGTCAAACCTTACCCTGACCTGCGTGTACGTCCAACCAAAGAGGTGCAAGAGTTCCCTGCTCGCTATGTTTACACTCCACACACCACCTACAG GAATCTGCTATACATTTACCCACAAAGTCTGAACTTCAGCAGTCGCCAGGGCTCGGTGAGAAACATTGCTGTTAAGGCACAGTTCATGGCAGGAGAAGACCCCAGTCAAGCTTTACCG GTCATCTTTGGAAAATCGAGCTGTGCCGAGTTCCTGAAAGAGGCATACACGCCCGTCATCTACCATAACAA GTCCCCTGAGTTCTACgaggagatgaagatgaagattcCCGCCAATTTGACAGACAACCACCATCTACTGTTCACCTTCTACCACATCAGCTGCCAGCCCAAACAGAACACTCCTCTGGAGACCCCCGTGGGCTACACT TGGATCCCTCTGATGCAGCATGGCCGACTGCGCACAGGCTCCTTCAGTCTGCCCGTCTCAGTGGAAAAGCCTCCACCTAGCTACTCTGTGCTCACTCCTGAC GTTCAGCTCCCGGGCATGAAGTGGGTGGATAATCACAAAGGAGTGTTCAATGTTGAGGTGACAGCGGCTTCCTCGGTTCACACTCAG GATCCACACCTGGACAAGTTCTTCACTCTGGTGTATGTTCTGGAGGAGTATTCCTTCCCCTTCCGCCTGAAAGACGTCATCATAAATGAGGCGAACATGGAGGGCGAGCTGAAGGCCAGCATGGCTGCTCTAAGGGGGGCTCTGCTGGACACGTGTGTCAGGTTTTTGCATCAGCTGCTCAACAAGCTCATTCAGCTCATTGTCTACCCGCCAGTCATCGCAGGCCAAATTG TGAACCTGGGCCGTGCTGCTTTCGAAGCTATGGCTTTGTTGGTCAACCAGATGCACAAGAACCTGGAGGGTAGCCAGGATCAGCACGGCCGCAACAACCTGCTGGTGTCCTATATCCACTACTGCTTCCGCCTGCCCTCTGCTGAGCCTACACTGCCCCCAACAG GCACCCAGTCGTATGAGATGCCCATGCAGTATGCCACCTTATCAAGAGCAACAGCTCGTCCGAGTAGTCTGCTTTTGTCTCGCTCCAAGAGTATCAGCAACTCCAATCCTGACCTGGCCACCACACCAGTTTCACCTGACGAAGAGGTGCAAAGGATAATTGGGAGCAAA GCAAACGACCGCACCTGCAATCGCATGTCTGCCTTTCTGGACAGCGTGGCCTTGTTTTCAGTTCCTACAAGGCAGATTACCAAGAAG CTTCTTCATGAGGAGCTGGCGTTACAGTGGGTGGTCAGCACCAGCACAGTGAGGGAAGCAGCACTGCAGCAGGCCTGGTATTTCTTTCAGCTCATG ACAAAGAGCATGGCCCATCACTTATTTCTGACCTCGAAACTGGACATTCCCAGGCGCCAGCGTTTCCCAGACCGATTTGTGGACGACATTGCTGCACTTGTGTGTGCCATCAGTGCAGACATTGCCGGCCGATACCACAAG gatgtGGAGCTCGTGGAGAGGTTGAACAGCAGTCTGGCCTTCTTCCTGAATGACCTGCTGTCTCTCATGGACCGGGGCTTCGTGTTCAACCTCATCCGTTCCTACTACAAACAG ATTGCCAACAAGCTCCACACGTCACAGAACCCCAGCTCTCTGAATGCACTGAGGATGGATTTTACTCGCATCGTCTGTAGCCATGAACACTACGTCATCCTCAACCTGCCGTGCTCAACTCTCAGCCCTccagcctccccctccccctcaacTTCCTCCACCACATCACAG AGTTCAGCATTTTCCAGCGTGGTGCAAGACCAAGGTGTGGCCACCATGTTTGAGCTCTCCGTCCCTTTTCGCCAGCAGCACTTCCTGTCTGGTTTGCTGCTAACTGAGCTCTCACTCATTCTTGATCCTGATGGAGAAGG GGTTTTCTTCCTTCATAAAAAGGCCATTAGTGCCGTTCACTCCCTTCTCTGCAGCCATGATGCAGACCCACGCCACAGTGACCCTCAGGTCAGAGCCCATGTAGCTCAGCTCTACCTACCGCTCATCCACATCGTCATGGAGACGTTGCATCAGCTCCACGACTTCTCAG ACTCCTCGCCTGCTCGGGTCCGCCATGCCCCAGCCCACGCTGACGATGCTGACCCAGACAGTAGCAACACTATCAGTCAGTCTGTTGCTATGGCAATTGCCGGCTCCCCTTTGCCGCATGCCAAATCCAACGCATTTGCAATGCCCACAGTG GCTGGGCGTCAGTCCAGCTCTCTGTCGGCCGAGTGTAGCAGGACTCTGCTGGTGTGTTTCCTGTGGGTGCTGAAGAATGCAGATGCAGCTCTCCTGGAGCGCTGGGTGTCTGATCTGTCTGTGTTACAAATCAACCGCCTGTTGGATCTGCTGCATCTCTGTGTCTCCTGCTTTGAATACAAG GGGAAGAAGGCCCTGGAGAGGATCAACAGCCTAACGTTTAAGAAGTCTCAGGACATGAAAGCCCGACTGGAGGAGGCCATACTGGGCACCATTGGGGCTCGTCAGGAGATGGTCCGCCGCTGCAGAG AGAGGAGTCCCTACGGCAGCCAAGAAAACGTTAGGTGGAGGAAGAATGTCACTCACTGGAGACAAAATACAGACAGAGTTGATAA GACTAAAGCTGAGATGGAGCAGGAGTCTGTGGTGGATGGAAACTTGGCTACTGAGGTCTCTCTGATCGTATTGGACACACTGGAGATTATAGTGAAG ACTGTGGTGGCGTCAGAGCTGAAGGAAAGTGTTTTAGGCGGGGTTCTCCGAGTGCTTCTTCACAGCATGGCAGGTAACCAGAGTGCCCTCTTCCTGCAGCACTGCTTCACTACACAGAGAGCTCTGGTTTTCAAG TTCCCAGAGATGCTGTTTGAAGAAGACACTGAACTTTGTGCAGACCTGTGCCTGCGTCTCCTTCGTCACTGCAGCAGTAGTGTCGGTTCTGTCAGAAGTCACGCCTCTGCCTCGCTTTACCTGCTCATGAGGCAGAACTTTGAGATTGGAAAT AACTTTGCACGAGTAAAGATGCAGGTCACCATGTCTCTGTCTTCACTGGTGGGAACGTCGCAGAACTTTAATGAGGAACATCTGCGTCGGTCACTGAAGACGATCCTAACATACGCTGAAGAGGACCTGGAGCTGCGCGACACGCCCTTCCCAGAGCAG GTCCAGGATCTGGTGTTCAACCTGCACATGATTCTTACCGACACTGTGAAGATGAAAGAGCATCAACAGGATCCAGAGATGCTCATTGACTTAATGTACAG GATTGCTAAGGGCTACCAGAACTCTCCTGACCTACGTCTCACGTGGCTCCAGAACATGGCAGGAAAACACTCTGAGAGAGGGAACCACGCCGAGGCTGCCCACTGCCTCGTCCACAGTGCCGCTCTAGTGGCAGAATACCTCAACATGCTGGAGGATTGCCGATATCTGCCAATTGGTTGTGTCACATTTCAG AACATTTCATCCAACGTCCTGGAGGAGTCAGCAGTATCGGATGATGTCCTGTCTCCGGAGGAGGAGGGGATTTGTGCTGGGAAGTACTTCAGCGAGTCTGGCCTGGTGGGCCTCCTGGAGCAAGCAGCTGCGTCTTTTAACATG GCAGCCATGTATGAGGCCATAAATGAAGTGTACAAGATTCTGCTGCCCATCCATGAAGCCAACAGGGAATTCAAAAAGCTGGCAACTGTCCACGGGAAACTGCAGGACGCCTTCAACAAAGTCTACAACCAA AGTTCAGGATGGGAG AGAATGTTTGGCACATACTTCCGGGTTGGTTTCTATGGCTGTCGTTTTGGAGACCTGGATGAACAAGAGTTTGTTTACAAGGAACCATCGATCACCAAATTAGCCGAGATCTCCCACAGACTTGAG GAATTCTACTCAGAGAGGTTTGGGGATGAGGTGGCTGAAATTATCAAGGACTCAAACCCAGTGGACAAAACCAAGCTAGATCCCAACAAG gCCTACGTCCAGATCACCTACGTTGAGCCGTACTTCGACACATATGAGCTGAAGGAAAGAATCACCTACTTTGACAAGAACTACAATCTGCGTACCTTCATGTACTGTACTCCCTTCACTTTGGACGGTCGGGCCCACGGCGACCTGCACGAGCAGTACAAACGCAAAACCATTCTGACCACGTCTCATGCCTTCCCTTACATCAAGACACGCATCAACGTTATCCACAAGGAGGAG ATCATTCTCGTCCCCATGGAGGTGGCCATTGAAGACATGCAGAAAAAGACTCAGGAGCTCGCCTTCGCCACTAACCAAGACCCTGCGGACtccaagatgctgcagatggtCTTGCAGGGCTGCGTGGGCACCACTGTCAACCAG GGCCCCCTTGAGGTGGCGCAGgtctttctctctgacattCCTAATGACCCAAAGCTGTTTCGACATCACAACAAACTGCGCCTATGCTTTAAAGACTTTACTAAGAG GTGTGAGGATGCCCTGAGGAAGAACAAGGCCCTGATTGGTCCAGATCAGAAGGAGTACcacagagagctggagaggaacTACAATAAACTGAAAGAAGCTCTGGGTCCTCTCATCAACCGCAAGATCCCCCAGCTATATAGAACCCTGCCAGCTCAGTCTACGCAAACACAACG GAACTCCTACAGTAGGTCCAGTCTCCGGTGA